The DNA sequence ACGCGCCGCACAGCGGGCAGGGCTGGTCGGTTTGCAGCTGCTGGCGGTGGGCGTTGAGGTCGGCCAGGGCCTGTTGGGCGCGCAGTTCGCGCTGGTAGCTGTCGAGCAGGCGCTGGCCGTCGCCCTGGCGTTCGGTGAGGTGCGCGAAAGCTGTTTCGGCCAGATCCCGGGTTGTTTCTTCCTGGGCGTGCTCCTGGTGCAGGCCCTGGGCGCGGGCCGCGTGGTCGTGGGCGGCTTGGGCCAGGGGCAGCAGGCGTTGCACCAGTTGCAGGCGGGCGGTGAGGTCGGCGTCGTGCTGGGCCAGGGCGTCGGCGTCGGTGCCACGCAGCAGCTCGGTCACTTCGTCGCGGCTGGGCCGGCCTTGCTCCACCAGGGCTTGCTGGGTTTGCCGGGCCCCAGCGCCGGCCTGCTCGTGGCGCTTGTGGTCGGCCGTAGCCTCGGCCAGCTGCTGGAGATGAGCTTGCTGCTGGGCTTCGAGTGTGGCCAATTCGGTATTCACCGACTCCAAGTCACTAATCTGGGCACCGATTTCGATTAACTCATCTTTTAGCTGGGCTTCGTGGTTGTGGGCCAGTAGCCAGGCTTCCGAGGCGGTTTGCTGCTGGCCCAGCGCGGCCAAGTCGTGGGTTTGCGTTTTTTGCCAAGCGGCTTGCTCGACCTCGTGCGCCGCCTGGTTATGGTCGTGGGCCGTATGGTTTTTCGTCAGCCGCTGCTGCGCTGAAGCAATTTCGGCGTCCTGCTGCCGGGCCGCTTGCAGCACGGGCCGTAGCTGGTCTTCAGTGGTGAGCGCAGCGGTGTGGCTATCGGCGGCAGCGCTGTAGCGCGCTTCGGCCTCTTGGGTAGCCTGGGCCAGCAGGGGCAAGGCCTGGTCCAGGGCTTCGAGCTGCGCCACATCGCGGTTCAATTCCTGCTCTGCGGCGGCGGCCAAAGCCAATGGGGCCCCCAGGTTAGTAGCGCGGAGGTGGCCGTCAAGCCGAGCGGAATCAGGCCGGAGTAACTCCTCGGTGCGGCGCAAATCTTCGGTTTCGCTGGTAGTTTTGTACAGTTGCCGCTCTAACTGGTCCAGAATGGCGCGCCAAGTGAGGAAGATTGTCAGCTCATGCTGCTCTTCATAGTGGCCTTCGGCTTCCTCGTGCAGGCGGTCGAGCTGGGTTTCCAGGGCCCCACGCTCGTCGTCGGGCAGCAGGCGGGTGGCTTCGAGCTGGGCGCGTAGAAGCTTGGTTTGCAGTTCTTCTGCCTTGGCTTTTTCAAACGCCGCCACCGAAAGCCGCGAGTAGATGCCCACGTTAGTCATCTTTTCGAGCAGTGCGCTACGCTCTTTCTCCGGCGCGTGCAGGAAGCGCGCAAACTTGCCCTGGCTCAGCAGCACCGATTGCTCGAACTGCCCAAAATCGAGGCCCGACAGCTCGCCCACTTTGGCCGGAACTGCTTCCTTGCCGCTGACGATGGCTTCGTTGGATGGGCTCATTACCAGCGACATGGCATCCTGGCCGAGGCCGCCCTTGTCGTCGCCGCGCACCTTGCGCTTCACTTCCCAGCGCGAGCGGTAGCGCACGCGGGCCACGGCGCCGGTGTCGGCGTCGGTTTCGTGCACCTCAAACTCCACCTCCGAAAACGCGAACGCCGCGTGGCGGCTCACCATCTCGCCCACCTGGCGGTCGTGGCGCGGCACGCGGCCGTAGAGGCCCACGGCGATGGCGTCGAGCAGCGTGCTTTTGCCCGCCCCGGTGGGCCCCGTGATGGCAAACAAGCCCGTGTCGGCCAGCGGCGCGGCGTCGAAACGGATGAGGTAGGGGCCCGGCAGCGAATTGAGGTTGGCGAAGCGGACGCTGATAATTTTCATGCTAACAAATTTCCCACAAGACACCCCGAAGGTACGGCGGGCGCTGGGCCCCGGCCCGGCCCGAAAAGGCAAACGGAGGGCGTTGGGTCCCGTGGCGGGGCCCCTGCCGTGCTGCCAGCCCCGCCGCTGCGGGCGGCAAGGCCGTGGGCAGAATGAGGGCCCTGGGCGGCAACGGGGGCCGGCATGGCGGGCGCCGCGCGGCGACGGCTAAAAAAAAGGGAAGGCAGGTAACCGCTGTTCATTACAACAAAAAAGCTGCCGCTGGGCCACGTAATGCGGCTCAGCGGCGGCTGACTGGTGCGGGGCCCTACTTGGCGGGGGCGACGGGGGCGACGGCTTGCTGGCGTCGGGCGTCTTCGGCCTGGTAATAAGCCATTTCCTGCTGATAAGGCTGCAAATTCCAGCTGGACTGGGCCCGGGCCACGCCTACGGCGGCACGCTGGATGGCGGCGCGCTGCTCGGGCGTGCAGATGATGCCGCTGGGGTTGGCGAGCATGGCGGCGTGGCACTGCTCGAGCTGGGCTTCCAGGGCGGTAATTTGCTCGGCGGCTTTTTTGGGCAGTTGGTCGGTGGGCGTGCGGTGCAGCACCAGCTCCTTGGGCTGCGCCGCGATGATGGCAGCGGTATTGGCGGCTGCGTTTTTGTTGGCCGTGGCCTGGTCGATGGGCTTTACGGGCACGGGCTGCTTGTTTTTCATGAGGGCCCGGACGCCCAGCGTAGTGCCCGCGGTGACGAGGTGGACCAAAGAGCCTTGGGCTTGAACCGCCTGCACGGTACCCAAACCTGATAATAAGGCAATAGGGAATAAGAATCTTTTCATTCTGAAGTAGATAGAGGTTTTGGTGCAGAAAATTACGCAGGGGCCCTGCAAAACCAAGCGCCGCCACAGCCGCTAAGAAGGTGTTAGAGCGGTTTCCAATTCAATGTACAGAATTTCACGTACCTTCTGTTATGAAAGCGTATTCGATTGATTTGCGGGAACGGGTAGCGGCGGCATGTGCCGCGCCGCAGGCCCGGATTTACCAAGTGGCGGCGCAATTCAGCGTTTCCATCTCCTTCGTGGACAAGCTTTTGCGTCGTCAACGTACGAGCGGTTCGCTGGCGGCCCTGCCCGCGAGCGGCGGCCCGATGCCGCGCCTGGACCCGGCGGGCCAGGACCTGTTGCGGGCCAGGACCTGTTGCGGGCCTGTCTGGTGGCGCAGCCCGACGCGACACTGGCCGAAATAAGCCTCGCCTTGGCCGCCGCCGCCGGCCCGGCCCTGAGCCGCACGAGTACGTGGCGGGCGGTCGAGCGCCTGGGGTGGGGGCGCAAAAAAAAAGCATCCACGCCGCCGAGCGTGACACCGAACGCGTCGTAGCCTTGCGCCGCTTGTTTTTGGAAGCCATTCAGCCAGAAGATGTTACCCGTTTCGTATTCGTGGACGAGACGAGCACTAACCTCCCCTACTGCCGCCGCTATGGCCGGGCCCCGGCCGGCCAGCGCCTGGACCAGGCCGTGCCGTTGCTCAGCGGCCCGAACGTGACGCTCCTCGCCGCCCTGACCCCGGACGGGCTCGGGGCGTTGCTCAGCGTCAACGGGGCTGTCAACGGGGCTGTCAACGGCGACGTGTTTGCCGCCTACCTCGACCAGGTGCCCGGCCCCACCCTGCGGCCGGGCGACGTGGTGGTACTCGACAACCTCTCCGTGCATAAGGTGGACGGGCTGGACGATATCGTGCGCAAATACGGGGCACGGCTGCGCTACCTGCCGCCTTATTCGCCTGATTTCAACCCCATTGAACTGGCTTTTAGCAAGCTCAAGACGTGGCTGCGCACCGCCAAGGCCCGTACCCGCGACCTGCTGGAGGAAGCCATCCGGGCCGCCGCCGAGTGGGTAACCGAACAGGATGCCAAAAATTGGTTTGACCATTGTGGATATCATGTACAGTGATTTGGAAACCGCTCTAGCGTAGCACGATGTAGAGACGCATCCTTGCGTCTCCCGCTTGAACGACTCGTCCGAACATCGTTCAAGCGGGAGACGCAAGGATGCGTCTCTACATCGTTCCAAGAGCCAAAGAATTAACTCAAGCTGCCCTAGCCTTCCTCGCCGCCCCAGGCTTGTGGGTCGGCTTCGGCCAGTAGCTGGCGCAGCTCGCCGAAGGTGGCGGTGAGGGCGGCGGCGCGCCCGGGCGGCAGGCCCGCTACGCGCCGGCCAAATACCTCGTCCACCGTCAAATCGTGCAGGAAGACCAGGGGCCCGGCGGCGGCGGTGGCCACGTCGGGCGCCTCGGTGGCGCGCTGGTGGCGGGCGCCGCGGGGAGCCTGCACGTGGGCGGCGCGCTCCTTCAGCACGGCCTGCACGCGGCGCTGCACTTCGGCCTGTGACTCGTCGGAACGTACCTGGATATCGGCCCAGGCCACCAGCTCGAAGGCGGCGTTGTCGTAGGCCAAAATATTGGCTTCTACTTCCTCCAGGGTACCGTGGAAGCGTTGGAGGCGGCGCACCACGGGCACTGGTAGGGCGGTAATCGTGGGGGCCCCGGCGCCTTTGAAATCTAGCAGTAGCACCTGCTGGCGGTCGTCGGCCTCGGTAAACGAGAGCGGCACCGGCGAGCCCGAGTAGCGGATGTGCGCCTGCCCGCCCACCACCTGCGGCCGGTGCAAGTGCCCGAGGGCCACGTAGTCGAATGCCGCTGGAAAATCCGGGGCCCCCACCGAGCCTAGCCCGCCGATGTGCACATCGCGCTCAGCGCCCTCGCGGGCCTCCCCGCCGGCCGCGTAGAGGTGGCCGGTGGCCAGCACGGGCACGTCCTGCTCGCGCAGGCGCCGCACGGCGTCGCCCGCGGCGAGGGCCCCGTAGTGGGCGGCAATGCTTTGGCGCACGCGGAGTTGGCGCTCGTCGGGCGTTTCGCCGGCCACGGCGAGGCGAATGTCGCGGTCGCGCAGAAACGGCACGGCGCAGACCACCAGCGCGGGCCGGCCGCTGGTTTCGGCCAGGGCCACCACCTGCTCGGCGGGATCGGCGGGCACGCCGCCCACAACGTGGATGCGCAGCCGCCGCAGCAGCTGCCGCGAGGCGTTGAGTAGGGTGGGCGAGTCGTGGTTGCCGCCCACCACTACAATGTCGTGGCAGTTGGTCCCTTGCATCTGCACCAGGAAATTGTAGTACAGCTCCTGGGCCGCGTGCGAGGGCGTGGTGGTGTCGAATACGTCGCCGGCCACCACCAGCGCGTCTACGCCGTGGGTTTGCACGGCCCCCAGCAGCCACGTCAGAAACGCCCGCTGCTCGGTCAGGCGTTCCTGCCCGGTTAGGAAATGCTGGCCCAGGTGCCAGTCGGCGGTGTGCAATACGCGCATCTAGTTACAAATAATGTCCAGTAATATAATTAGTCATTATTCGACTTTTAAAAGTCGAATAATACTATCCTTACTCCTGAATCCATATAAAAAACTGTTTCTTATTACGTATTTACTTGAATCAGTTGTCAAGTAATAATCGTTACCTTTTACAATAAAATTTCCTTGCAAAAATTCGATTGAAGATCCCGAAGTAATTCTTTCACTCATACTGAATGAATGATCTAACTTCCCATCTGTGATTTCAAAAGATCTATTAGCTGTTTTAAAGGTCCAACTTTCAAATCTTATTTTTTGATGCTCGCGAATTCTTTGTGTAAAGATGATATTCATCAAAATTGCCGAAATTATAGAATTGACTAAAAATACTTTAACAAACTGCCTCCTGATAAAATGCAACAGTAATGCAATGGCTAAATTTATTACAATTACTGCGGGTACTAAAAGTATTATTGCAATTGAAATACTTGGGTCTGGATCTATTTGCTTTACATAAAACCAGATGATTAAGTAGTCGATGATCGATAAAATAAGTAACCTAATAATTAGTATCATTAATGTGTTATAATTTGTAATAAATTAAGTTGTCTGCGCTTAGAATAGTTAGCTATAAATACCTGAATGGTTAAGCAGGAAATATCTTATTGCATCATTTTTTATTCAATTTAATAATTTAGGTACTAGCACCTATTAAAAACCCCTCCACCGCCTCCCCCAAATCGAACACCTCCGCCTCGGGAAACGCGGCGGCCAGGATGCTGGCGCCGGCGGCCGAGCGGTAGCCGCCGGCGCAGTGCACCAAGATGGGCTTGTCGGTGGGGACTTCGTGGGCGCGCTCGCGCAGTTTCGGCAGCGGGATATTTAGGGCCCCGGGGAAGAGGGGCGGCTGAGTCTCGGCGGGGTTGCGGACGTCGACGACGGTGAAGCGCTCGGGGTGCTGGCGCACGGCGGCCACGTCGACCTCCGGGGCGGTAGCGGGCCGGGCGGCGGGGGCTAGCAGGGCCCCTTTGATGTTGGTTTCGTAGCCGATTTTGGCGGCTTTGCGAACCACGGCGTCCAGCGCAATGTGGGAATCGGCCATTAGATAAAACGGCTCCTGGGGCCCCACTATGGAGCCCAGCCAGGTTTCAAACTTGACGCCGTCCATCAAATTTAGGGCTCCCGGCAGGTGGCCGGCGCGGAACTTGGCGGCGGGCCGGGTGTCGATCAGCAGTACGCCGGGAGCCGGGGCGGTGCCGGGCGGCAGGTGGGGCACGGCGCGCACGCTGGCCTCGTAGGCCTTGGCGCCCAGCTTATTGAGATGTACGCTATGGCCGAAGTACTTGGGTGCGAACGGTTGGTTGGCGAGCAAGGCCTGCACAAACTCGGGCTCCGACATGGGCTGGAGGGCGTAGTTGGTGGCCAGCTCGCGGGCGATGGTGCTGTCGAGGTCGGGGCTGGTGGTTTTGCCGCATAGGCTGCCGGGGCCGTGGGCGGGGTATACCTTGGTGGTGCCGGGCAGCGTCATCAGCTTGCGGCGGGTGCTCTGGTAGAGCTGGGCGGCGAGGGCCTCGCGGGTGTGGCCGCCCGCGGCGGCGTCTTCGCGCAAGTCGGGCCGGCCCACGTCGCCCACAAACAGGGCGTCGCCGGTGAACACAGCGCGCGTCTGGGCTAGGTCGTCCATCAGCAGCACGCTGATGCTGTCGGGCGAGTGGCCGGGCGTGTTCACGGCGTGCAGCTCCACGGTGCCGAGGGCGATGCGGTCGCCATCGTCGAAGTCGTGGTGCGCGTACTGGGCCCCCAGCAGTTTGCTACAGTAGATGCGGGCTCCGGTTTCCTCGGCAATTTCCAGGTGCGACGACACAAAATCGGCGTGCGAATGCGTCTCGATGACAGCCACGATTTTGGCCTCGTGCTCGTCGGCAAAATCGTAGTACACCTGCGGGTCGCGGCCCGGGTCGATGAGGGCCACCTGGCGGCCGCAGCGCACGGCGTAGCTTGCCTGGGCCAGGCCCTTGTCGTAGAACTGTTGGATTTGCACGGCCGGGGCCGCGCTACTGGGGAGAGGGGGCATGGGGGAAGTTTTGCGTGGAAGCGCGGCGGCGGGCCCCCGGCGAAGCCGAAGTAACTCCGCCGGGGCCCCATCGGTTTAGCCAAATATAAACGGCGCTGCCCAACGCCGGCCCGCCGCCCGGGCCCCCGCCCCGCCCCAAACGCAAAAAAGCCCCAGCCAGGCGGCTTAGGGCTTTTACAAAACGCGCGGTGGAATAATGTCGGCGTTAGTTATTGGGGGCCAGGCTTGTGCGCTGCTGGCGCCTGGCTTTGGCCTTGGTGTGCTTCTGCTGTTGCATGGCCGTGTACTGCGTGAACTGGGCAGGGGTGAGGATGGCTTGCACCTGGGCTTCGTACTGGGCGTGGTTGGCCTGCATGGCTTGGTGCAGGGCCTTGCGGTCGGCGGGGGGCGGGCCGGTGGCGGCGGTCATGCCCTGGCGCTCGGCCAGCAGGGCGGCCTGGAGGCGGCTTTGCTGGTCGGGGCTGAGGCTGAGCTGCTGGGCCATTTTTTGGGAGCGGCGGGCGGCCATTTGCTCCGGCGATTTCATTTTGTGGGGGCCCTTGCGGGCCATTGGCGGGGCCGGAGCGGCGGCCGGCGGGGCAGTTTGGGCAAAGGCGCCGGTAGTGGCCAGGGCCAGGGCGACATATAGGGCGAGGGACTTATTCATGGCGAAGAAAGAAAATGAGTGCGAGTAAGTTGGGGGGCGGAAGGCCCGCCCGGTTTAAGCGGCTTCGTCCAACGCTTTGCAAGCAGGGTGCCAGAAATTGGGCCGGGGCCCAAAAAAGCTGCCTATATTTCGGACCCTGGGCTGCGGCGCGGGCAATTGCGGCTTCTCCCTTCCCTCAACTTTCTCTTTTTTTTAAAATATGGCTAGTATTTTTGCCAAAAAACCCCTGGCGGTGCTGCTGGGTGAAGCCAACTCTACCGGGCACGGGGCTCTGAAGCGCACGCTGGGCGCTGGCAACCTCGTGGCCCTGGGCGTGGGCGCTATCATCGGGGCGGGCCTGTTTGTGCGCACCGCCGCCGCCGCCGCGCAGGCCGCAGGGCCGGGCATCACGCTGGCCTTCATCCTGGCGGCCTTTGGGTGCGTGTTTGCGGGCCTGTGCTACGCCGAGTTTGCGGCCATGATTCCGATTGCCGGCTCGGCCTACACCTACGCCTACACCACTATGGGCGAGTTTGTGGCCTGGGTTATCGGCTGGGCCCTCATCATGGAGTACGCCCTGGGCGCGGCCACCGTCAGCATTGCTTGGAGCGAGTACCTGAACAAGCTCTTGGAGGTCTTCGGCACCAGTGTGCCATACAATCTAAGCCACTCGCCCTTCGAGCACGCCATGGTGAACGGCGTGGCGCAGCACGGCCTCATCAACCTGCCCGCGCTGCTCGTCATCGTAGCCCTGAGCCTGCTGCTGGTGAAAGGCACCCAGGAGTCGGCGCTGTTCAACGCCGTGGTGGTGGTGCTGAAAGTACTGATCGTCATTGTATTCATTGCCATCGGCTGGCAGTTCATCAATCCGGCCAACCACACGCCTTACCTCATTCCGGCCGACGCCGTGGTGAAAAACTCGGCTGGCGAAGTGGTGCGCACCTACGAAGGCTTCTTTAAGCATGGCCTGGGCGGCATCATCGGGGGCGCGGGCATCGTGTTCTTCGCCTTCATCGGTTTCGACGCCGTGAGCACGGCTGCGCAGGAAGCCAAAAACCCCAAGCGCGACATGCCCATTGGCATTCTGGGCTCACTGGCCATTTGCACAGTGCTCTACATCTTGTTCGGGCACGTGCTGACGGGCGTGGCCAGCTGGCGCGAATTTGCCGACCCGGCCCTGGGCGGCGAGGCCTCGGTGGCCTACGCCATCCGGGCCCACATGCCCGGCTATAGCTGGCTGGCCACGGCCGTGACGGTGGGCATTCTGCTCGGCTTCACGTCGGTTATCCTGGTGATGCTCATGGGCCAGAGCCGTGTGTTCTTCTCGATGGCCAAGGACGGGCTGATGCCTAAGGCCTTCTCCGAGCTGCACCCCCGGTTCAACACGCCCTACAAATCCAACCTGATGCTGATGGTGTTCGTGGGCCTGTTCGCGGCCTTCGTGCCCGGCTCGCTGGCCGGCGACCTCACCTCGTTCGGCACACTGCTGGCCTTCGTGCTCGTGAGCCTGGGCGTGTGGATCATGCGCAAGTCGGACCCCGAGCAGCCCCGGCCGTTCCGCGCGCCGCTCTCCGCGCCCAGCTTCCCGCTGGTGCCCATCATGGGGGCCCTGGTGTGCACGCTGCTGATTGTGGGCCTCGACCCCTTCACGCTGGAAGTGGCCCTGGCCTGGATGCTGGCGGGCTTTGTGGTGTACTTCCTCTACGGTAAGCGCAATTCCAAGCTCCAGCAGGGTATTGTGGTAGTGCCGGAGGAGATGGAGAAGGAAGCCTTCATCAAGCCCGACAAAGACAACTGGTAAGCCGGTCTACTGGCTTGCCCGCCTCCTAATTACTGCGCAAAGAGCGCCGGCCGGCTGGTCGGCGCTCTTTGCTTTTCGGGGGCTGACAGCGCCACCCCTGCACTTCACGGCGGCCACACGGGCCGCGGTGCAACTTGCGCAGGTTGACCCCTCGCCCCCAATGCCATGCGCTGGAAGTTTCTTGCCTTGCTGCTATTACTAAGCGCCGGCAGCCAAGGCTGCCAGAAAGAAGCCGCGTCCCCAGCCCCGCCGGTCCCGCCAGCGCCGGTGGCTTTGCCCGCCCTGCCCGCCGCCCAGGGCGCGCCCCTCACGCTGGCGCTGCACCCCGGCCAGCCCGGCCGGCCGCTGCCCGCCAATTTTGCCGGCCTGAGCTTCGAGATGGGGGCCATTACCAACCCGGCCTACTTCAACGCTGCCAACCCGGTCTTTGCCAACCTCATCAACGGCCTGGGGCCGGGGCTGCTGCGCATTGGGGGCAACAGCGTGGACCGCACCGCCTGGAGCGGCCAGGCGCGCCGGGCCACCACGCCCGCCGACTCCATCACCACGACCGACGTTGACCGCTTTGCCGCCTTCGTGCAGCAGCTGAGCATGCCGGTGCTGTTCGGGGTGAACCTCGCGGCCCGCGACATTCCGCGCGCCACGGCCGAAATCCGCTACGTGAGCCAGGCCC is a window from the Hymenobacter nivis genome containing:
- a CDS encoding IS630 family transposase — protein: MRRLFLEAIQPEDVTRFVFVDETSTNLPYCRRYGRAPAGQRLDQAVPLLSGPNVTLLAALTPDGLGALLSVNGAVNGAVNGDVFAAYLDQVPGPTLRPGDVVVLDNLSVHKVDGLDDIVRKYGARLRYLPPYSPDFNPIELAFSKLKTWLRTAKARTRDLLEEAIRAAAEWVTEQDAKNWFDHCGYHVQ
- a CDS encoding exonuclease SbcCD subunit D C-terminal domain-containing protein, whose protein sequence is MRVLHTADWHLGQHFLTGQERLTEQRAFLTWLLGAVQTHGVDALVVAGDVFDTTTPSHAAQELYYNFLVQMQGTNCHDIVVVGGNHDSPTLLNASRQLLRRLRIHVVGGVPADPAEQVVALAETSGRPALVVCAVPFLRDRDIRLAVAGETPDERQLRVRQSIAAHYGALAAGDAVRRLREQDVPVLATGHLYAAGGEAREGAERDVHIGGLGSVGAPDFPAAFDYVALGHLHRPQVVGGQAHIRYSGSPVPLSFTEADDRQQVLLLDFKGAGAPTITALPVPVVRRLQRFHGTLEEVEANILAYDNAAFELVAWADIQVRSDESQAEVQRRVQAVLKERAAHVQAPRGARHQRATEAPDVATAAAGPLVFLHDLTVDEVFGRRVAGLPPGRAAALTATFGELRQLLAEADPQAWGGEEG
- a CDS encoding MBL fold metallo-hydrolase yields the protein MPPLPSSAAPAVQIQQFYDKGLAQASYAVRCGRQVALIDPGRDPQVYYDFADEHEAKIVAVIETHSHADFVSSHLEIAEETGARIYCSKLLGAQYAHHDFDDGDRIALGTVELHAVNTPGHSPDSISVLLMDDLAQTRAVFTGDALFVGDVGRPDLREDAAAGGHTREALAAQLYQSTRRKLMTLPGTTKVYPAHGPGSLCGKTTSPDLDSTIARELATNYALQPMSEPEFVQALLANQPFAPKYFGHSVHLNKLGAKAYEASVRAVPHLPPGTAPAPGVLLIDTRPAAKFRAGHLPGALNLMDGVKFETWLGSIVGPQEPFYLMADSHIALDAVVRKAAKIGYETNIKGALLAPAARPATAPEVDVAAVRQHPERFTVVDVRNPAETQPPLFPGALNIPLPKLRERAHEVPTDKPILVHCAGGYRSAAGASILAAAFPEAEVFDLGEAVEGFLIGAST
- a CDS encoding amino acid permease, with amino-acid sequence MASIFAKKPLAVLLGEANSTGHGALKRTLGAGNLVALGVGAIIGAGLFVRTAAAAAQAAGPGITLAFILAAFGCVFAGLCYAEFAAMIPIAGSAYTYAYTTMGEFVAWVIGWALIMEYALGAATVSIAWSEYLNKLLEVFGTSVPYNLSHSPFEHAMVNGVAQHGLINLPALLVIVALSLLLVKGTQESALFNAVVVVLKVLIVIVFIAIGWQFINPANHTPYLIPADAVVKNSAGEVVRTYEGFFKHGLGGIIGGAGIVFFAFIGFDAVSTAAQEAKNPKRDMPIGILGSLAICTVLYILFGHVLTGVASWREFADPALGGEASVAYAIRAHMPGYSWLATAVTVGILLGFTSVILVMLMGQSRVFFSMAKDGLMPKAFSELHPRFNTPYKSNLMLMVFVGLFAAFVPGSLAGDLTSFGTLLAFVLVSLGVWIMRKSDPEQPRPFRAPLSAPSFPLVPIMGALVCTLLIVGLDPFTLEVALAWMLAGFVVYFLYGKRNSKLQQGIVVVPEEMEKEAFIKPDKDNW